From a region of the Streptomyces tirandamycinicus genome:
- a CDS encoding RidA family protein: MSGAVEAKLTELGLTLPAVVPPLAAYQPAVQSGPYVYTSGQLPMVDGKLPVTGKVGAEVTPEEAKELAAICALNALAAVKSIAGDLDRIARVVKVVGFVASAADFTGQPGVVNGASELLGAVLGDKGVHARSAVGVAVLPLDAPVEVEIQVELVQS; this comes from the coding sequence ATGAGCGGTGCCGTCGAGGCCAAGCTCACCGAACTCGGGCTGACGCTGCCGGCCGTCGTGCCGCCGCTGGCGGCCTACCAGCCGGCCGTGCAGTCGGGCCCGTACGTCTACACCTCGGGGCAGCTCCCGATGGTGGACGGCAAGCTTCCGGTCACCGGCAAGGTCGGTGCGGAGGTGACGCCCGAGGAGGCCAAGGAACTGGCCGCCATCTGTGCGCTGAACGCGCTGGCCGCCGTGAAGTCCATCGCGGGCGACCTGGACCGGATCGCCCGGGTCGTGAAGGTGGTCGGCTTCGTCGCCTCCGCCGCCGACTTCACGGGGCAGCCCGGCGTGGTCAACGGCGCGAGCGAGTTGCTCGGCGCGGTCCTCGGCGACAAGGGCGTGCACGCGCGCAGCGCCGTGGGTGTCGCCGTGCTGCCGCTGGACGCGCCCGTCGAGGTCGAGATCCAGGTGGAGCTCGTCCAGAGCTGA
- a CDS encoding MBL fold metallo-hydrolase, which produces MTNASVLPGQPRGAVVSGRATARAINVLAPNPSAMTLDGTNTWIVAEPDSELAVVVDPGPLDQDHLRNVVATAEQAGMRIALTLLTHGHPDHAGGAARFAELTGTKVRALDPALRLGDEGLAAGDVIRTGGLELRVVPTPGHTADSLCFHLPADQAVLTGDTVLGRGTTVVAHPDGRLGDYLDSLRRLRSLTVDDGVHTVLPGHGPVLEDAQGAVEYYLAHRASRLAQVETAVENGHRSAADVVAHVYVDVDRSLWPAAELSVRAQLEYLQEHGLI; this is translated from the coding sequence ATGACCAACGCATCGGTGCTGCCGGGGCAGCCGCGCGGCGCGGTCGTGTCCGGTCGCGCGACCGCCCGCGCCATCAACGTCCTGGCGCCCAATCCGTCGGCGATGACGCTGGACGGCACCAACACCTGGATCGTCGCCGAGCCGGACTCGGAACTCGCCGTCGTCGTCGACCCGGGCCCGCTCGACCAGGACCACCTGCGGAACGTCGTCGCGACGGCCGAGCAGGCCGGCATGCGGATCGCCCTGACCCTGCTCACCCACGGGCATCCGGACCACGCCGGGGGAGCCGCCCGCTTCGCCGAGCTCACCGGGACGAAGGTGCGTGCCCTCGACCCGGCACTCCGGCTCGGTGACGAGGGGCTTGCCGCGGGGGACGTGATCCGTACCGGCGGTCTGGAGCTGCGGGTCGTGCCGACCCCCGGGCACACGGCGGACTCGCTCTGCTTCCATCTGCCCGCCGATCAGGCCGTGCTGACCGGCGACACCGTCCTCGGCCGGGGCACCACGGTCGTCGCGCACCCGGACGGCCGTCTCGGCGACTATCTGGACTCGCTGCGCAGGCTGCGCTCCCTGACCGTCGACGACGGGGTGCACACGGTCCTTCCCGGGCACGGCCCGGTGCTGGAGGACGCCCAGGGCGCCGTGGAGTACTACCTCGCCCATCGCGCGAGCCGGCTCGCCCAGGTCGAGACGGCCGTCGAGAACGGCCACCGCTCGGCCGCCGACGTGGTCGCACACGTGTACGTCGACGTGGACCGGTCGCTGTGGCCCGCGGCGGAGCTCTCGGTGCGGGCGCAGCTCGAGTACCTGCAGGAGCACGGCCTCATCTAG
- a CDS encoding DUF4177 domain-containing protein encodes MTKWEYATVPLLVHATKQILDTWGEDGWELVQVVPGPNNPEQLVAYLKREKS; translated from the coding sequence ATGACCAAGTGGGAATACGCCACCGTGCCCCTTCTCGTGCACGCGACCAAGCAGATCCTGGACACCTGGGGCGAGGACGGCTGGGAGCTCGTCCAGGTCGTCCCCGGGCCGAACAACCCCGAGCAGCTCGTGGCCTACCTCAAGCGGGAGAAGTCATGA
- a CDS encoding ArsA family ATPase: MSRLQVVSGKGGTGKTTVAAALALALATEGKRTLLVEVEGRQGIAQLFETEALPYEERKIAVAPGGGEVYALAIDAERALLDYLQMFYKLGSAGRALKKLGAIDFATTIAPGVRDVLLTGKACEAVRRRDKQGRYVYDHVVMDAPPTGRITRFLNVNDEVAGLARIGPIHNQAQAVMRVLKSAETAVHLVTLLEEMPVQETADGIAELRAADLPTGSVIVNMVRPHVLDEEAVRSAGTAGRRKDIARSLSGAGVSGAAGLVGPLLEQAAEHAQRVELEREQRAALEALELPAYELPLLSEGVDLAGLYQLATELRKLGVDTGADAGGNAQ, encoded by the coding sequence GTGAGCAGGCTCCAGGTCGTCAGCGGCAAGGGCGGAACCGGTAAGACGACGGTCGCCGCGGCCCTCGCGCTCGCCCTCGCGACCGAGGGAAAGCGCACCCTCCTCGTCGAGGTCGAGGGCAGGCAGGGCATCGCGCAGCTCTTCGAGACGGAGGCGCTGCCCTACGAGGAACGCAAGATCGCCGTGGCTCCCGGCGGCGGTGAGGTGTACGCGCTGGCCATCGACGCCGAGCGGGCCCTCCTCGACTACCTCCAGATGTTCTACAAGCTGGGGTCGGCGGGCCGGGCCCTGAAGAAGCTCGGCGCGATCGACTTCGCCACGACCATCGCGCCGGGTGTGCGGGACGTCCTCCTGACGGGCAAGGCGTGCGAGGCCGTGCGCCGCCGGGACAAGCAGGGCCGGTACGTCTACGACCACGTCGTCATGGACGCCCCTCCGACCGGCCGCATCACCCGCTTCCTGAACGTCAACGACGAGGTCGCGGGCCTCGCCAGGATCGGCCCGATACATAATCAGGCGCAGGCGGTGATGCGCGTCCTCAAGTCCGCCGAGACCGCCGTGCACCTGGTGACGCTGCTGGAGGAGATGCCCGTCCAGGAGACCGCGGACGGCATCGCCGAGCTGCGTGCCGCGGACCTCCCCACCGGCTCGGTGATCGTCAACATGGTGCGTCCGCACGTCCTCGACGAGGAGGCGGTGCGTAGCGCCGGGACCGCGGGCCGCCGCAAGGACATCGCCAGGTCGCTGAGCGGGGCGGGGGTGAGCGGCGCGGCCGGGCTGGTCGGACCGCTGCTGGAGCAGGCCGCCGAGCACGCCCAGCGCGTCGAGCTGGAGCGCGAGCAGCGTGCCGCTCTGGAGGCGCTGGAGCTCCCGGCGTACGAACTCCCCCTGCTGAGCGAGGGGGTCGACCTGGCCGGGCTGTACCAGCTGGCGACCGAACTGCGAAAGCTCGGAGTGGACACCGGAGCCGATGCCGGGGGGAATGCCCAGTGA
- the nth gene encoding endonuclease III, with protein sequence MASPETPRTAARKTAAARTTSAKTAAARTAAAEKSAAEKSAGAAASKATAKKPPAKKKAAASGTAVRARAAQAARPESRLAMVRRARRINRELADVYPYAHPELDFRNPFELLVATVLSAQTTDLRVNQTTPALFARYPTPEDMAAAVPEELEELIRPTGFFRAKAKSVIGLSKALRDDFGGEVPGRLEDLVTLPGVGRKTAFVVLGNAFGVPGITVDTHFMRLARRWKWTEQEDPVKIEAEIAEIFPKSDWTMLSHRVIFHGRRICHARKPACGACPITHLCPSYGEGETDPEKARKLLKYEMGGFPGQRLSPPPDYPGKPAAPLGAG encoded by the coding sequence ATGGCTTCCCCCGAGACGCCGCGGACAGCCGCGCGGAAGACGGCTGCGGCGAGGACGACCTCGGCCAAGACGGCTGCGGCGAGGACGGCTGCGGCCGAGAAGTCCGCCGCCGAGAAGTCCGCGGGGGCGGCGGCGTCGAAGGCGACCGCGAAGAAGCCCCCCGCCAAGAAGAAGGCCGCGGCCTCCGGTACGGCGGTCAGGGCGCGGGCCGCCCAGGCCGCCAGGCCCGAGTCGCGGCTGGCGATGGTGCGCCGTGCCCGGCGGATCAACCGCGAGCTCGCCGACGTGTATCCGTACGCACACCCCGAGCTCGACTTCCGCAACCCCTTCGAACTGCTCGTCGCCACGGTCCTGTCCGCCCAGACCACGGATCTGCGGGTGAATCAGACGACGCCCGCGCTCTTCGCGAGGTATCCGACGCCCGAGGACATGGCCGCTGCCGTGCCGGAGGAGCTGGAGGAGCTGATCAGGCCGACCGGATTCTTCCGGGCCAAGGCGAAGTCCGTCATCGGCCTGTCCAAGGCGCTGCGGGACGACTTCGGCGGCGAGGTTCCGGGCCGGTTGGAGGACCTGGTCACGCTGCCGGGCGTCGGGCGCAAGACGGCCTTCGTGGTGCTGGGGAACGCGTTCGGGGTCCCGGGTATCACCGTGGACACCCACTTCATGCGGCTCGCCCGCCGGTGGAAGTGGACCGAGCAGGAGGACCCGGTCAAGATCGAGGCGGAGATCGCCGAGATCTTCCCGAAGAGCGACTGGACGATGCTCTCCCACCGGGTCATCTTCCACGGCCGGCGGATCTGCCACGCCCGTAAACCGGCGTGCGGCGCATGCCCCATCACCCATCTCTGCCCCTCGTACGGGGAGGGCGAGACCGATCCGGAGAAGGCGAGGAAGCTCCTCAAGTACGAGATGGGAGGCTTCCCGGGGCAGCGTCTGAGTCCTCCGCCCGACTACCCGGGCAAACCCGCAGCCCCGCTGGGGGCCGGGTGA
- a CDS encoding WhiB family transcriptional regulator codes for MGWVTDWSAQAACRTTDPDELFVQGAAQNRAKAVCTGCPVRTECLADALDNRVEFGVWGGMTERERRALLRRRPTVTSWRRLLETARTEYERSTGILPVGLEDDETYETFAAVG; via the coding sequence ATGGGCTGGGTAACCGACTGGAGTGCGCAGGCAGCTTGCCGCACTACCGATCCGGATGAACTGTTCGTACAAGGAGCGGCGCAGAACAGGGCCAAGGCGGTGTGCACCGGATGCCCGGTGCGGACGGAGTGCCTGGCCGACGCGCTCGACAATCGTGTCGAGTTCGGTGTGTGGGGTGGCATGACCGAGCGGGAGAGGCGCGCACTGCTGCGCAGGCGCCCCACCGTCACCTCCTGGCGTCGCCTGCTGGAAACCGCGCGTACGGAATACGAGCGGAGCACGGGCATTCTGCCCGTGGGCCTCGAGGACGACGAGACCTACGAGACTTTCGCGGCCGTGGGCTGA
- a CDS encoding NUDIX hydrolase yields MSNGQWYPPEWPDRIRALASGELTAVAPRRAATVMLLKDTSEGVHVHMLRRRASMAFAGGAYVYPGGGVDERDARPVRWAGPSLSDWARRLGVEDEASAQAVVCAAVRETYEEAGVLLAGETADSVVEDTTGGDWEADRAALVDRKLPFAEFLDRRGLVLRSDLLGAWARWITPEFEPRRFDTWFFVASLPRGQRTRNASTEADRTVWIRPADAAAGYDRGDLLMMPPTIATLRVLGRFAAASDALAAAAGQDLAPILAQARLENGEVVLSWPGHDEFTKHIPVGGAGPAGLTGGTR; encoded by the coding sequence ATGTCCAATGGTCAGTGGTACCCACCGGAATGGCCCGACCGGATCCGGGCGCTCGCCTCGGGCGAGCTCACCGCCGTCGCCCCCCGCCGGGCCGCGACCGTGATGCTGCTCAAGGACACCTCCGAGGGCGTACACGTCCATATGCTGCGCCGCCGCGCCTCCATGGCCTTCGCCGGGGGCGCGTACGTCTATCCGGGCGGCGGGGTGGACGAGCGCGACGCGCGTCCGGTGCGCTGGGCGGGGCCCTCCCTGTCCGACTGGGCGCGGCGGCTCGGGGTCGAGGACGAGGCGTCCGCGCAGGCCGTCGTCTGCGCGGCGGTCCGGGAGACGTACGAGGAGGCAGGCGTCCTGCTGGCCGGCGAGACCGCTGACTCCGTCGTCGAGGACACCACCGGCGGCGACTGGGAGGCCGACCGCGCGGCGCTCGTCGACCGGAAGCTCCCCTTCGCCGAGTTCCTCGACCGCAGGGGCCTGGTGCTGCGGTCGGACCTGCTCGGGGCGTGGGCCCGATGGATCACCCCGGAGTTCGAGCCGCGCCGATTCGACACCTGGTTCTTCGTCGCCTCGCTGCCGCGGGGGCAGCGGACCAGGAACGCCTCCACCGAGGCGGACCGCACGGTGTGGATCCGGCCCGCGGACGCCGCTGCCGGGTACGACAGGGGCGATCTGCTGATGATGCCGCCGACGATCGCCACCCTGCGGGTGCTGGGCAGATTCGCCGCCGCCTCGGACGCCCTGGCGGCGGCGGCCGGGCAGGACCTCGCGCCGATCCTGGCTCAGGCACGCTTGGAGAACGGGGAGGTGGTGCTCAGCTGGCCGGGTCACGACGAGTTCACCAAGCACATCCCCGTGGGCGGAGCCGGTCCGGCCGGGTTGACGGGAGGCACGCGATGA
- a CDS encoding ArsA family ATPase: MTSSMTHGSTLQDTPLLEIDALLDDPGIRIIVCCGAGGVGKTTTAAALGVRAAERGRRAVVLTIDPARRLAQSMGIDLLDNTPRPVDGVEGDGELHAMMLDMKRTFDEIVEAHADPSRARAILDNPFYQSLSAGFAGTQEYMAMEKLGQLRARDEWDLIVVDTPPSRSALDFLDAPKRLGSFLDGKFIRLLMAPAKMGGRAGMKFLNVGMSMMTGTLGKLLGGQFLRDVQTFVAAMDTMFGGFRTRADATYRLLQAPGTAFLVVAAPERDALREAAYFVERLAAEEMPLAGLVLNRVHGSGAARLSAERALAAAENLDEGRIVDQGAGKAAERGSTGSSPTPSAVEPDSEYPYEPKPEPEPESEPEPDSESGRPSAPPTSQLTAGLLRLHAERMQVLSREQRTRDRFTALHPEVAVTEVAALPGDVHDLAGLRAIGDRLASGGLPAGAG, encoded by the coding sequence ATGACGTCCTCGATGACGCACGGCAGCACGCTGCAGGACACTCCGCTGCTCGAGATCGATGCCCTGCTCGACGACCCGGGAATCCGCATCATCGTGTGCTGCGGCGCCGGCGGGGTCGGCAAGACGACGACCGCCGCCGCCCTCGGGGTACGCGCGGCGGAGCGCGGCCGCCGGGCGGTCGTGCTCACCATCGACCCGGCCCGCCGGCTGGCCCAGTCGATGGGGATCGACCTGCTGGACAACACCCCGCGCCCGGTGGACGGCGTCGAGGGCGACGGCGAGCTGCACGCCATGATGCTCGACATGAAGCGCACCTTCGACGAGATCGTCGAGGCGCACGCGGACCCGTCGCGGGCCCGGGCCATTCTGGACAACCCCTTCTACCAGTCCCTGTCTGCCGGTTTCGCGGGCACGCAGGAGTACATGGCGATGGAGAAGCTCGGCCAGTTGCGGGCGCGCGACGAGTGGGACCTCATCGTGGTGGACACTCCCCCGTCGCGGTCGGCGCTGGACTTCCTGGACGCCCCGAAGCGGCTGGGGTCCTTCCTGGACGGCAAGTTCATCAGGCTGCTGATGGCCCCCGCCAAGATGGGCGGCCGGGCCGGGATGAAGTTCCTGAACGTCGGTATGTCGATGATGACCGGCACGCTGGGGAAGCTGCTGGGCGGTCAGTTCCTGCGTGACGTGCAGACCTTTGTGGCCGCCATGGACACGATGTTCGGCGGGTTCCGCACCCGCGCCGATGCCACCTACCGGCTGCTGCAGGCACCCGGCACGGCGTTCCTGGTGGTCGCCGCCCCGGAGCGGGACGCGCTGCGCGAGGCGGCGTACTTCGTGGAGCGGCTGGCGGCGGAGGAGATGCCGCTGGCCGGGCTGGTGCTCAACCGCGTGCACGGCAGCGGTGCCGCCCGGCTCTCGGCCGAGCGGGCGCTCGCTGCCGCAGAAAATCTTGACGAGGGCCGCATTGTGGATCAGGGGGCCGGGAAGGCTGCTGAGCGTGGCTCCACGGGGTCCTCTCCCACCCCTTCCGCCGTGGAGCCGGATTCCGAGTACCCGTACGAGCCCAAGCCCGAGCCTGAGCCCGAATCCGAGCCTGAGCCCGATTCCGAGTCCGGTAGGCCTTCGGCGCCCCCGACCTCACAACTGACCGCCGGTCTGCTGCGTCTGCATGCCGAACGCATGCAGGTGCTGTCCCGAGAGCAGCGCACGCGTGACCGGTTCACCGCGCTCCACCCCGAGGTGGCGGTGACCGAAGTGGCGGCTCTGCCCGGTGATGTGCACGACCTCGCCGGCCTGCGCGCCATCGGGGACAGGTTGGCGAGCGGCGGCCTCCCGGCCGGAGCCGGGTAG
- a CDS encoding NUDIX hydrolase produces the protein MTRTHETYDGDAVVSSDGLPEWLEPVARSAATLAPEQLSRFLPPASGTGRQSAVLILFGDGARGPELLLMERATSLRSHAGQPSFPGGALDPEDGDPATTGPLRAALREAEEETGLDPSGVQIFGVLPRLYIPVSGFVVTPVLGWWRDRSPVAVVDPAETARVFTVPVADLTDPVNRATAVHPSGHLGPAFLVESALVWGFTGGLIDRILHFAGWERPWDRARQVPLDWRS, from the coding sequence ATGACACGCACACACGAGACATACGACGGCGACGCGGTGGTGAGCAGCGACGGCCTGCCCGAGTGGCTGGAACCCGTCGCGCGGTCCGCCGCGACTCTCGCTCCGGAGCAGCTCAGCCGGTTTCTGCCACCCGCGAGCGGCACGGGGCGCCAGTCGGCCGTGCTGATCCTCTTCGGAGACGGTGCCCGGGGCCCCGAGCTGCTGCTCATGGAACGGGCGACCAGTCTGCGGTCGCACGCCGGCCAGCCGTCGTTCCCCGGCGGTGCCCTCGACCCCGAAGACGGTGATCCGGCCACCACCGGGCCGCTGCGCGCCGCGCTCCGGGAGGCGGAGGAGGAGACCGGCCTCGATCCGTCCGGCGTCCAGATCTTCGGGGTGCTGCCCCGGCTGTACATCCCGGTGAGCGGCTTCGTCGTGACCCCGGTCCTCGGCTGGTGGCGCGACCGCTCCCCGGTGGCCGTCGTCGACCCGGCCGAGACGGCACGGGTCTTCACGGTGCCCGTGGCGGATCTCACGGATCCGGTGAACCGGGCCACCGCCGTCCACCCCAGCGGTCACCTCGGTCCGGCCTTCCTGGTCGAATCGGCTCTGGTCTGGGGTTTCACCGGCGGACTGATCGACCGCATCCTGCATTTCGCGGGCTGGGAGCGACCGTGGGACCGTGCCAGGCAGGTCCCGCTCGACTGGCGCTCATGA
- a CDS encoding transglycosylase domain-containing protein codes for MSKKRSGGGLTGTQQAAKFLGVSVLAGAVLAGLALPAAGALGLAAKGTVEGFDEIPANLKTPPLSQRTTILDADGGQIATVYSRDRTVVRLKDISPYMQKAIVAIEDARFYEHGAIDLKGVLRALNRNAQEGGVTQGASTLTQQYVKNVFVEEAGDDPDKVAQATQQTIGRKVRELKFAIQVEEELGKKKILENYLNITFFGQQAYGVEAASKRYFSKSAKDLKLEEAALLAGIVQSPSRYDPVNDGEEATKRRNTVLQRMADVGDISQSEADTAKETPIELKVSKPQNGCITAVDGAGFFCDYVREVFLTDPVFGKTREERAKVWNQGGLTIRTTLDPQAQKSAQKSLKNHVHQDDKVAAAITLVEPGTGRITAMGQSKPYGFGENETQINYSVNAGMGGSNYGFPVGSTFKPFVAAAALEQGRPPTQSYPAPYKMPYPDSIASCSDRPWRNRGGDTVENENEKEVGPYALREAMELSVNTYFVQMIGDIGLCPVVEMTDRLGVVQGNGDKLPASPAPLTLGSTGISPLTMANAYATFANRGTHCTPTAIESITTADGKSLRVPQTECGKVMSERTADTINTLLRGVVDSGTGQQAGLTDRDNAGKTGTTDERRNAWFVGYTPNLSGAVWVGSASQKVKMFNIRIGGRYHGKVFGGQVPGPIWKDAMAGALRGKETPGFNTVHVPDGSEGEDDEEERRRDDGGGTDDKPGRNGGRDPFPDISLPPDFLGGNITRGQDGGGNGGRNRD; via the coding sequence ATGTCGAAGAAGCGATCGGGCGGTGGCCTGACCGGGACCCAGCAGGCCGCCAAGTTCCTCGGAGTCAGTGTGCTCGCGGGAGCCGTGCTGGCGGGCCTCGCCCTGCCGGCCGCCGGCGCGCTGGGACTGGCCGCCAAGGGCACGGTCGAGGGGTTCGACGAGATCCCCGCCAACCTCAAGACCCCGCCGCTGAGCCAGCGCACGACGATCCTCGACGCCGACGGGGGGCAGATCGCCACCGTCTACTCGCGTGACCGCACGGTGGTCCGGCTCAAGGACATCTCGCCGTACATGCAGAAGGCGATCGTGGCCATCGAGGACGCGCGCTTCTACGAGCACGGGGCGATCGACCTCAAGGGTGTGCTGCGCGCGCTCAACCGCAACGCGCAGGAAGGCGGCGTCACCCAGGGCGCGTCGACCCTCACCCAGCAGTACGTGAAGAACGTGTTCGTCGAGGAGGCCGGGGACGACCCGGACAAGGTCGCCCAGGCCACCCAGCAGACCATCGGCCGCAAGGTCCGCGAGCTCAAGTTCGCGATCCAGGTCGAGGAGGAGCTGGGGAAGAAGAAGATCCTCGAGAACTACCTGAACATCACCTTCTTCGGGCAGCAGGCCTACGGCGTCGAGGCGGCGTCCAAGCGCTACTTCTCGAAGTCCGCGAAGGACCTGAAGCTGGAGGAGGCCGCGCTGCTCGCCGGCATCGTCCAGTCGCCCAGCCGCTACGACCCCGTCAACGACGGCGAGGAGGCGACCAAGCGGCGCAACACCGTGCTGCAGCGGATGGCCGACGTCGGCGACATCTCCCAGTCCGAGGCCGACACGGCCAAGGAGACACCGATCGAGCTGAAGGTCAGCAAGCCGCAGAACGGCTGCATCACCGCCGTCGACGGTGCCGGCTTCTTCTGCGACTACGTGCGCGAGGTCTTCCTCACGGACCCGGTCTTCGGCAAGACCCGCGAGGAGCGGGCCAAGGTCTGGAACCAGGGCGGCCTGACGATCCGTACGACCCTGGACCCGCAGGCGCAGAAGTCCGCCCAGAAGTCGCTCAAGAACCACGTCCACCAGGACGACAAGGTCGCGGCGGCGATCACGCTGGTCGAGCCCGGGACGGGCCGGATCACCGCCATGGGCCAGTCCAAGCCGTACGGCTTCGGCGAGAACGAGACCCAGATCAACTACTCGGTCAACGCCGGGATGGGCGGCTCCAACTACGGCTTCCCGGTGGGTTCGACCTTCAAGCCGTTCGTGGCCGCCGCCGCGCTGGAGCAGGGCCGTCCGCCGACGCAGTCGTACCCGGCGCCGTACAAGATGCCGTACCCGGACTCGATCGCGAGCTGCTCCGACCGGCCCTGGCGCAACCGCGGCGGCGACACGGTGGAGAACGAGAACGAGAAGGAAGTCGGTCCCTACGCGCTCCGCGAGGCGATGGAGCTGTCCGTCAACACGTACTTCGTGCAGATGATAGGAGACATCGGCCTCTGCCCCGTCGTGGAGATGACCGACCGCCTGGGCGTGGTGCAGGGCAACGGGGACAAGCTCCCGGCCAGCCCGGCGCCGCTGACCCTCGGCTCGACCGGCATCTCGCCGCTGACCATGGCCAACGCGTACGCGACGTTCGCGAACCGGGGCACGCACTGCACGCCGACCGCCATCGAGTCGATCACGACCGCCGACGGCAAGAGCCTCAGGGTGCCGCAGACCGAGTGCGGCAAGGTGATGTCGGAGCGCACCGCGGACACCATCAACACGCTGCTGCGCGGCGTGGTCGACTCCGGTACGGGCCAGCAGGCGGGCCTGACGGACCGTGACAACGCGGGCAAGACGGGTACCACGGACGAGCGCAGGAACGCCTGGTTCGTCGGCTACACCCCGAACCTGTCCGGTGCGGTCTGGGTCGGCAGCGCCTCCCAGAAGGTGAAGATGTTCAACATCCGGATCGGCGGGCGCTACCACGGGAAGGTCTTCGGCGGCCAGGTCCCGGGCCCGATCTGGAAGGACGCGATGGCGGGAGCCCTGCGGGGCAAGGAGACCCCGGGCTTCAACACGGTCCATGTGCCCGACGGGTCGGAGGGTGAGGACGACGAGGAAGAGCGGCGCCGGGACGACGGCGGTGGCACCGACGACAAGCCCGGCAGGAACGGCGGCCGGGACCCGTTCCCCGACATCTCGCTCCCGCCGGACTTCCTCGGCGGCAACATCACCCGCGGCCAGGACGGCGGCGGGAACGGAGGCCGGAACCGGGACTGA
- a CDS encoding Crp/Fnr family transcriptional regulator: protein MDDVLRRAPLFAALDDEQAAELRASMSEVTLARGDALFHEGDPGDRLYVVTEGKVKLHRTSPDGRENMLAVLGPGELIGELSLFDPGPRTATATALTEVKLLGLGHGDLQPWLNARPEVATALLRAVARRLRKTNDQMSDLVFSDVPGRVARALLDLSRRFGVQSEEGIHVVHDLTQEELAQLVGASRETVNKALADFAQRGWLRLEARAVILLDVERLAKRSR from the coding sequence GTGGACGACGTTCTGCGGCGCGCCCCGCTCTTCGCGGCGCTCGATGACGAGCAGGCCGCGGAGCTCCGCGCCTCGATGAGTGAAGTGACGCTCGCCCGTGGCGACGCGCTCTTCCACGAGGGTGACCCGGGCGACCGCCTCTACGTGGTCACCGAGGGCAAGGTCAAGCTCCACCGCACCTCGCCCGACGGCCGGGAGAACATGCTGGCCGTGCTGGGCCCCGGCGAACTGATCGGCGAGCTGTCCCTCTTCGACCCGGGCCCGCGCACCGCGACCGCCACCGCCCTCACCGAGGTCAAGCTCCTCGGCCTGGGCCACGGCGACCTGCAGCCCTGGCTGAACGCGCGCCCCGAGGTGGCCACCGCCCTGCTGCGCGCGGTCGCCCGCAGGCTCCGCAAGACCAACGACCAGATGTCCGACCTGGTCTTCTCCGACGTTCCCGGTCGTGTCGCCCGGGCTCTCCTCGACCTCTCGCGCCGCTTCGGCGTGCAGTCGGAGGAGGGTATCCACGTCGTCCACGACCTGACCCAGGAAGAGCTCGCCCAGCTCGTCGGCGCCTCCCGCGAGACCGTGAACAAGGCCCTCGCCGACTTCGCACAGCGCGGCTGGCTCCGCCTCGAGGCCCGCGCCGTCATCCTGCTCGACGTGGAGCGCCTCGCCAAGCGTTCCCGCTAG